TCGCCGAGGGCGAGCCGGTCGCGGTCACCTCCCGGCGGGGGCGGGCGGTGGCGCCTGCCCGGATCACCGTGGCGATCAGGCAGGACACCGTGTTCATGCCGTTCCACTGGGCGGGCGAGGGCCGGGCCAACACACTGACGAACCCGGCTCTCGACCCGGTGTCGCGGATGCCCGAGTTCAAGGTGTGCGCGGTGCGGGTGGAACCCGCCGGGTGAGAGCCCGGCGTGATCCGGACGAACGACCTCAGGAGCCGCCGGCCGGTCCGGGCCAGCGCCCGCCGGGGATCGGAGTGCCGCCCGCTCCCAGGGAGCGGGTGACGGCGGCTCCGGCGAGGTAGACCCAGGCGGAGGCCGTGGCCGCTTCCACCCGGACGTCCCTGGCCACCCGCTCGTACAGATTGCGCGGGTGGCCGGGGCCGAGGTACTGCTCCAGATCGTCGAGCAGTCCGAGCAGTTCCCCGTACGCACCGGGCGCGGGGGTGATGAGCGCGCCGTGGACCGTGCCGCGGCCCTCGACGGCGTACGGGTAGCCGGGGCCTTCGTAGAGGAGCGCGTCCGGCAGCAGGGCCGGCTGCTCCGCCGCCGTACGGCCCCGGAGGAACCGGTCGTGGTTGCGCCGGCCCGGCAGCAGCGTGCCGTAGACGAAGAACGGCAGTTCGCCGGTGGTCACAGCGCTACGACGGGTGCGGTCTGTGCCGTCACCCAGGCGAGGTAGCGGGCACTTCCGCGCACCACGGGTGTCGCGATGATCTCCGGGGTGTCGTAGTCGTGCACGGCCTCGATGTGCTCCTCCAGCTCCTCGTACCGCTCGGCCGTGGTCTTGAGCAGCACCTGCCACTCCTCGGTGGACTCGATGGCGTTGTGCCACCGGTAGACGGAGGTGACGGGTGCGGAGACCTGCGCGCAGGCGGCCAGCCGGGCCTCCACCGCGCTCCGGGCCAGGGACCGGGCCTTCTCCTCACTGTCCGTCGTGGTCAGTACGGTCAGCCATGCCGGCTCGGTCATGTGCGGGCTCCTCGGGAGTGCGTACGAAAAGCGGTCTCCCTGGATTGTCGGCCGGGACGGGTTCAGGCGCTGTACGGACGGCGCACCTTGGCCTCGCGCAGTGCGTGCGCCCACCAGACCAGCTGGTCGAGCATCGCCTTGGCCGCCGCGTCGGGGGCCGCCGGGTCCTTGTGACGGCCCTCGTCGTCGAAATGGGCACCGGCGTTGTGGAAGGAGACCGTGTCCCGGACCGAGACGGCGTGCAGTTCGGCGAAGACCTGCCGGAGCTGTTCGACGGCCCGGAGACCGCCGGAGATCCCGCCGTACGAGACGAAGGCGACGGGCTTGGCCTGCCATTCGTCGCGGTACCAGTCGATGAGGTTCTTGAGCGGGGCCGGGAAGGAGTGGTTGTACTCGGGGGTCAGGACGACGAAGGCGTCGGCCTCGGCCAACCTCGGCATGACCCGCGCGAGTTGGGCCTGCTCGGTCGGGCCGGGGCGGAAGGAGAGGGCGATCGGCAGGTCCAGCTCGCCGACATCGATCAGTTCGGTCTCGATGTCGGGGTGGCGGGCCGCCCTGGAGAGGAACCAGTCGGCGACGACCGGGCCGAAGCGCCCTTCGCGGTTGCTGCCGAGGATGACGGCCACCTTGAGCGGTGCGGAGGCGAGGGCGGCGGTGGATGCGGGTGCGGAAGTGGTGAGGTCCATGCCCAGAGGCTCGCGCCTCAAGCATGGTTGAGGTCAAGCCCACCGCGCCCCTAGGGTCTTTCGTTTGGATCAGGCCGGATCAGGGAGCGGGGTCTGGTGTGGGCAGCTGCAAGGCGGAGGAGGGAGTCGACGCGGAGCGTCGGCGACCGACGACAACGCCGCAGATGCGCGCGCCAGGGCACGCGAGCCCGGCATGGTCCAAACGAAAGGCCCTAGTTCCGCGGCATACGGTGGAGGCATGACAACTCCCGCGCAGACGCCGTACGTCGAGGTCAACGGGCACCCGGCCACCGAGGAGGACCTTCGGGTGGCCGCCTTCTTCGCCTACGGGCACTTCACGGCCATGCAGATCAGGGACGGAAAGGTGCGCGGCCTGGATCTGCACCTGGGCCGGCTCGACGCCGCGAACCGGGAGCTCTTCGGCCTTCCGCTGGACGGCGGGCAGGTGCGCGAGCTGATCGGGCACGCACTCGACGGCGCCGGGGCCGCGGACGGCTCCGTGCGGGTGCACGGCCTCCTGCCGCCGGGCGACACGGCGACGACGCTGATGGTGACGGTGCGGGAACCCGCGTGGGCGGCCACCGCCCCGAGGAGCCTGATGTCCGTCCCGTACGCCCGCGTGGTGCCGCACATCAAGCGCCCCGGCGAGTTCGGCCAGACCTACTACGGACAGCTCGCGGTACGGTCCGGCTTCGACGACGCGCTGCTGACCGCGCCCGGCGGAGTGATCACCGAGGGCGCCGTCACCAACATCGGCTTCTGGGACGGCACATCGGTGGTCTGGCCGGACGCACCGGCCCTGACCGGCATCACCATGGCGCTCCTGGAGCGGGGGCTCGGCGCGACCGGCTCGGTGCGGCGGCCGGTGACGCTGGAGGACCTGGGGGCGTACCGGGCGGCGTTC
The Streptomyces sp. NBC_00234 DNA segment above includes these coding regions:
- a CDS encoding NADPH-dependent FMN reductase — its product is MDLTTSAPASTAALASAPLKVAVILGSNREGRFGPVVADWFLSRAARHPDIETELIDVGELDLPIALSFRPGPTEQAQLARVMPRLAEADAFVVLTPEYNHSFPAPLKNLIDWYRDEWQAKPVAFVSYGGISGGLRAVEQLRQVFAELHAVSVRDTVSFHNAGAHFDDEGRHKDPAAPDAAAKAMLDQLVWWAHALREAKVRRPYSA
- a CDS encoding aminotransferase class IV family protein; amino-acid sequence: MTTPAQTPYVEVNGHPATEEDLRVAAFFAYGHFTAMQIRDGKVRGLDLHLGRLDAANRELFGLPLDGGQVRELIGHALDGAGAADGSVRVHGLLPPGDTATTLMVTVREPAWAATAPRSLMSVPYARVVPHIKRPGEFGQTYYGQLAVRSGFDDALLTAPGGVITEGAVTNIGFWDGTSVVWPDAPALTGITMALLERGLGATGSVRRPVTLEDLGAYRAAFLTNSQGISPVHRIDDVSFEVDEELMGRIGKVYEDAPWDTVRVR
- a CDS encoding gamma-glutamylcyclotransferase family protein; the protein is MTTGELPFFVYGTLLPGRRNHDRFLRGRTAAEQPALLPDALLYEGPGYPYAVEGRGTVHGALITPAPGAYGELLGLLDDLEQYLGPGHPRNLYERVARDVRVEAATASAWVYLAGAAVTRSLGAGGTPIPGGRWPGPAGGS
- the cutA gene encoding divalent-cation tolerance protein CutA, which produces MTEPAWLTVLTTTDSEEKARSLARSAVEARLAACAQVSAPVTSVYRWHNAIESTEEWQVLLKTTAERYEELEEHIEAVHDYDTPEIIATPVVRGSARYLAWVTAQTAPVVAL